A DNA window from Camelina sativa cultivar DH55 chromosome 17, Cs, whole genome shotgun sequence contains the following coding sequences:
- the LOC104754440 gene encoding DNA repair helicase XPD-like, with amino-acid sequence MIFKIEDVTVYFPYDNIYPEQYEYMVELKRTLDAKGHCLLEMPTGTGKTIALLSLITSYRLSRPDSPIKLVYCTRTVHEMEKTLAELKVLHDYQVLHLGTQAKILAIGLSSRKNLCVNTKVLAAENRDSVDAACRKRTASWVRALSTEKPNIELCDYFENYEKAAENALLPPGVYTLEDLRAFGKNRGWCPYFLARHMVQFANVIVYSYQYLLDPKVAGIISKELQKESVVVFDEAHNIDNVCIEALSVSVRRVTLEGANRNLNKINHEIDRFKANDAGRLLAEYNRLVEGLALRGDLSGGDQWLANPALPHDILKEAVPGNIRRAEHFVHVLRRLLQYLGVRLDTENVEKESPVSFVSSLNSQAGIEQKTLKFCYDRLQSLMLTLEITDTDEFLPIQTVCDFATLVGTYARGFSIIIEPYDERMPHIPDPILQLSCHDASLAIKPVFDRFQSVVITSGTLSPIDLYPRLLSFTPVVSRSFKMSMTRDCICPMVLTRGSDQLPVSTKFDMRSDPGVVRNYGKLLVEMVSIVPDGVVCFFVSYSYMDGIIATWNETGILKEIMQQKLVFIETQDVVETTLALDNYRRACDCGRGAVFFSVARGKVAEGIDFDRHYGRLVVMYGVPFQYTLSKILLARLEYLRDTFQIKEGDFLTFDALRQAAQCVGRVIRSKADYGMMIFADKRYSRHDKRSKLPGWILSHLRDAHLNLSTDMAIHIAREFLRKMAQPYDKTGTMGRKTLLTQEDLEKMAETAVQDMAY; translated from the exons atgatctTCAAGATCGAAGACGTAACTGTCTACTTCCCTTATGACAACATATACCCAGAACAATACGAATACATGGTTGAATTGAAGCGAACCCTAGACGCCAAAGGACATTGTCTTCTCGAGATGCCTACCGGAACTGGTAAAACCATTGCCCTTCTCTCCCTTATCACCAGTTATCGACTCTCTCGTCCTGATTCTCCGATCAAGCTTGTTTACTGCACTCGTACTGTCCACGAGATGGAGAAGACGTTAGCTGAGCTTAAGGTACTCCATGACTACCAAGTACTCCATCTCGGCACCCAGGCTAAGATTCTCGCCATTGGTCTTTCCTCTCGGAAGAATCTTTGCGTTAATACAAAGGTTTTAGCAGCGGAGAATCGTGATTCTGTTGATGCGGCGTGTAGGAAACGGACTGCTAGTTGGGTTAGGGCTTTGTCTACTGAGAAGCCAAATATAGAACTCTGTGATTACTTTGAGAACTACGAAAAGGCTGCTGAAAATGCGCTGTTACCTCCTGGTGTTTATACTTTAGAG GATTTACGGGCGTTTGGCAAGAATCGTGGATGGTGCCCTTACTTTCTCGCGAGGCATATGGTTCAGTTCGCCAACGTTATTGTTTATAGCTACCAGTACTTACTGGATCCTAAGGTTGCTGGAATTATATCGAAGGAGTTACAAAAGGAGTCAGTTGTAGTGTTTGACGAGGCCCATAATATCGATAATGTGTGTATTGAAGCACTCAGCGTCAGTGTGAGGAGGGTCACACTTGAAGGAGCTAATCGAAATCTTAATAAGATAAACCACGAAATTGATAG GTTCAAGGCTAATGATGCAGGAAGATTGCTAGCTGAATATAACCGACTGGTTGAGGGTTTAGCACTGAGAGGGGACTTATCTG GAGGTGATCAATGGCTTGCAAACCCTGCACTGCCCCATGATATTCTCAAGGAGGCTGTCCCGGGGAATATCAGACGGGCTGAGCATTTTGTGCATGTTTTACGCCGATTACTTCAGTACTTGGGGGTACGGCTGGACACTGAGAACGTAGAGAAAGAAAGCCCTGTTAGCTTTGTATCGTCGCTGAATTCTCAGGCTGGAATTGAGCAGAAAACACTGAAGTTCTGTTATGACCGGCTCCAGTCTCTCATGCTAACCCTTGAAATTACAGACACAGATGAGTTTTTGCCAATCCAGACAGTGTGCGATTTTGCAACTCTTGTTGGGACATATGCTCGGGGATTTTCCATCATAATTGAGCCTTATGACGAGAGAATGCCTCATATTCCAGATCCTATATTGCAG ttGAGCTGTCATGATGCGTCTCTGGCGATCAAACCAGTGTTTGATCGTTTCCAATCAGTCGTAATTACATCAGGCACCTTGAGCCCAATTGATCTTTATCCCCGTCTTCTTAGTTTCACTCCTGTTGTTAGTCGAAGCTTTAAGATGTCAATGACACGAGACTGCATCTGCCCTATGGTTCTAACTCGGGGAAG tgaTCAGCTTCCTGTTAGCACCAAATTTGACATGAGAAGTGATCCTGGTGTTGTGAGGAATTACGGAAAGCTTTTGGTAGAGATGGTATCTATTGTTCCTGATGGAGTTGTCTGCTTCTTTGTTAGTTACTCATACATGGATGGCATTATTGCTACATGGAATGAAACTGGAATTCTGAAG GAAATAATGCAACAGAAGCTTGTTTTCATCGAAACACAAGATGTTGTAGAAACAACATTGGCACTGGATAATTATCGCAGGGCTTGCGATTGCGGAAGAGGTGCAGTTTTCTTCTCCGTGGCTAG GGGGAAAGTTGCTGAAGGTATCGATTTTGATCGTCATTATGGAAGACTGGTTGTAATGTACGGAGTGCCTTTCCAGTATACGTTAAGCAA GATATTACTAGCAAGATTGGAGTATCTGCGTGATACATTTCAGATAAAAGAAGGCGATTTCCTAACTTTTGATGCATTG AGGCAAGCAGCTCAATGTGTAGGGCGAGTAATCCGGTCAAAGGCTGATTATGGGATGATGATATTTGCAGACAAAAG ATATAGCCGTCATGATAAGCGGTCCAAACTACCCGGTTGGATACTTTCACATCTGCGGGATGCACACTTGAATCTAAGCACAGACATGGCTATTCACATTGCTCGAGAG TTTCTAAGGAAAATGGCTCAACCGTATGATAAGACGGGTACAATGGGAAGGAAAACTCTGTTGACACAAGAAGATTTGGAGAAGATGGCTGAGACTGCTGTGCAAGACATGGCTTATTAG
- the LOC104754439 gene encoding uncharacterized protein LOC104754439 — MEMPEGEGTTEENYDVDIATTASSLGGSGVFHIINDIVGFVLYMHQQIPSVLQDMSLEFDGLQTEFMDLEANLTQPEVKPLVRRKLVSRKREVKNEIKKLEKLMKTISSLRSALQLMIRETPGIQKVVLILGGSPLRPQKAYELLFTQHSDYVMGYEGDFAKSKAAEALSKKTIRALISTGAGSTSYPGPMRLFILVHAPPTLNIPQHFLPKRDFRYNRKFVPSKLRFKCRHQESATNSSLNSSTSDLIWFQCRHVIKGLAFHQPVEE; from the exons ATGGAGATGCCCGAAGGAGAAGGAACTACAGAGGAGAATTACGATGTAGATATCGCGACAACCGCTTCTTCGCTAGGCGGCTCCGGCGTCTTCCATATTATCAATGACATAGTCGGTTTCGTCCTCTATATGCACCAGCAGATCCCTTC GGTATTACAAGATATGAGTCTTGAGTTTGATGGATTGCAGACAGAATTTATGGATTTG GAGGCGAATCTTACACAACCTGAAGTGAAACCACTGGTTAGAAGAAAACTGGTGAGTAGAAAGAGGGAGGTGAAGAACGAAATTAAGAAACTGGAGAAACTGATGAAAACCATCTCTAGTCTCCGAAGTGCCCTGCAGTTAATGATCCGTGAAACTCCTGGCATTCAGAAAGTTGTGTTGATTCTTGGTGGTAGTCCATTACGGCCTCAAAAAGCTTATGAGTTGTTATTCACACAACACAGTGACTATGTTATGGGATACGAAGGTGACTTTGCTAAATCTAAAGCTGCAGAGGCACTTTCAAAAAAG ACTATCCGAGCACTGATATCGACGGGTGCTGGATCAACTTCTTACCCAG GTCCAATGAGGCTCTTCATATTGGTTCATGCTCCGCCTACTTTGAATATTCCCCAACATTTCCTTCCTAAACGAGACTTCAGATACAACAGAAAG TTTGTGCCTTCAAAGTTGAGATTCAAGTGCAGACATCAAGAAAGTGCCACAAACTCTTCCCTCAACTCTAGCACAAGTGATTTGATATG GTTTCAATGTCGACATGTGATAAAGGGCTTAGCTTTCCATCAACCAGTGGAAGAATAA
- the LOC104754438 gene encoding protein FANTASTIC FOUR 2-like: MSVTVLENQRNESFCKKDDMVGLSFLQSMSDITAIVQNKEDKAYVHPIEKRSVSKLNEKSLEMCTESLGTETGSESGDELSLLALEATTIPRVPSPQPRRREHEDTNLQARKSTMSRNNSFPPPIKFVEDSKYNRMVRWLGEDGRLVVQASRVPSPPRCFVAERGEGRLRLCLSSEGNSLLRHNHAEEKEQDEETEEGVDEEENCSENLEGQNGNKKFSRLSSRCKEENGREPKPMLTWKQQQFWVAT; encoded by the coding sequence atgtcAGTTACCGTTCTGGAAAACCAAAGAAACGAAAGTTTCTGTAAAAAAGATGACATGGTTGGGTTGAGTTTCCTTCAGTCTATGTCCGATATAACTGCCATTGTCCAAAACAAAGAGGATAAAGCATATGTTCACCCCATCGAGAAACGCTCTGTTTCTAAACTGAATGAGAAGAGCTTAGAGATGTGCACTGAGAGCCTTGGGACCGAAACAGGAAGCGAGAGTGGTGACGAGTTGTCATTACTTGCGTTGGAAGCAACCACCATTCCTAGGGTTCCTTCTCCTCAGCCGAGACGCCGAGAGCATGAAGACACTAACTTGCAGGCCAGGAAATCAACGATGAGTCGCAACAACAGCTTCCCGCCGCCGATAAAGTTCGTTGAAGATTCGAAGTATAATCGTATGGTGAGATGGTTGGGAGAAGATGGTCGACTTGTGGTTCAAGCAAGTAGGGTTCCGTCTCCTCCTCGTTGCTTTGTAGCAGAACGTGGTGAAGGAAGGCTTCGTCTCTGCTTATCATCAGAAGGCAATTCTCTACTTAGGCACAACCATGCAGAAGAAAAAGAGCAAGacgaagaaacagaggagggcGTCGATGAGGAGGAGAACTGCAGTGAGAACTTGGAGGGTCAAAATGGAAACAAGAAGTTTAGCAGATTAAGCAGCAGATGCAAGGAGGAGAATGGTCGTGAGCCTAAACCAATGCTTACTTGGAAGCAGCAGCAGTTTTGGGTCGCCACTTAA
- the LOC109129853 gene encoding LOW QUALITY PROTEIN: uncharacterized protein LOC109129853 (The sequence of the model RefSeq protein was modified relative to this genomic sequence to represent the inferred CDS: deleted 1 base in 1 codon) has product MYFTSQKWNDDSEKAHLFFGSCFKVLLLLIGLHKSKTKKGENTRKNSDWRMQDSDDQGGLTRERKQRYRFLPIALVTCKLLHTLLTRLCRHFSTKNLLFSQHMKI; this is encoded by the exons ATGTACTTCACATCACAG AAGTGGAATGATGATTCAGAGAAAGCCcaccttttttttggttcttgtttcaaggttttgcttcttctgattggtttacacaaatctaaaactaaaaaaggggAAAACACT CGGAAAAACAGCGATTGGCGAATGCAAGATTCGGATGATCAGGGAGGGCTCactagagagagaaaacaaaggtaCAGATTCTTGCCTATAGCTTTAGTTACCTGTAAGTTACTACACACGTTGTTAACTCGGCTTTGTCGACATTTCAGTAccaaaaaccttttgttttcACAACACATGAAGATTTGA